Genomic window (Eremothecium sinecaudum strain ATCC 58844 chromosome VI, complete sequence):
TCGATGATTCGACCTGATGCTTTTATGTCTTTCAATGGTTCACTTCACATTAAACTTTAACATTATCAGAACTATTTGTATTTCCTATACTTAATACATAAGAAAAGGTTCAGTACATACCTCCGCCACAACAGAGGTTATATAGGGTACAACATACTAACAAGCTACAGTATATTTGGCAACAACCGTCATCCTGTGGTGGTCGCTGCTGTTGGTATATTGGCTGGCCTTGTTGGTAGTACCCGCCACCACCATATCCACCACCATAGCCTCCACCGTAGCCTCCACCGTAGCCACCTTGGTTGTAACCACCGAAACCACCGTAGTTTCTACCGCCTCCGCCGTAGCCGCGCTGGTTGTATCCATCAGAGTATCCGTATTTTCCCGTGTTCATCATCTTTAATTAATGCAAATGACACTACAAAAACTATTAAGACACATTTGTCAATGCTACATAGATATACGGTATTGAAGTTATTTATATATGAAGCAAATTTGAAGAGCATGCGACCCACTCACAGTGGGTTGAAAAGGGGAACTTAGAATTCCGGAGTCATATTCTTGCTATTTTGGTTGCTTACGTATGCTATGATTGCTGCAGGTACATTTACCGCGCGGGGACGAAAACATAAAAATGAACTTTAATGCATAGAACTTTATGAAACCCCTAGACAATAGAAAATACATAATCTAGCAATGTCAACCCTTAAGATCATATTAGTTAA
Coding sequences:
- a CDS encoding HFL196Cp (Syntenic homolog of Ashbya gossypii AGL095W; Syntenic homolog of Saccharomyces cerevisiae YDR034W-B and YBR056W-A): MMNTGKYGYSDGYNQRGYGGGGRNYGGFGGYNQGGYGGGYGGGYGGGYGGGGYYQQGQPIYQQQRPPQDDGCCQIYCSLLVCCTLYNLCCGGGMY